One window of the Haloarcula halobia genome contains the following:
- a CDS encoding monovalent cation/H+ antiporter subunit E: MTVSNSRRLLVPVADSVTVRNTVAYAIDQAGVLRRDGDAPVELHFVVVPGTRAVDPDAPEELGAATDLLDRVAVWTDEDLGGDPPEGLSVTLEVVGADRYLFSPGDYADVLLEYAAEHDIGRAILDPEYNPGGAAPMLRPLELELARNGLEIEEAPVEREARQTVLARAATLPKYVSVFAASYLFYLLLSPWKPLDFFTGAITATLVSALLAPIAFSKQPSITRLPVQLARMVVYVPYLLWEIALANLHIAKVVLHPSLPIDPTVVRYRAAVWGDVPVTTLANSITLTPGTLTIDVTDRAFDVHALTDSSRADLLDGSLERAVRFVFYGREAAAIASPEERGDGEEVTYDG, encoded by the coding sequence GTGACTGTATCCAATTCACGCCGACTGCTGGTCCCTGTCGCCGATTCCGTGACGGTGCGAAACACCGTCGCCTACGCCATCGACCAGGCCGGGGTGCTCCGGCGGGACGGCGACGCACCGGTGGAGCTCCACTTCGTCGTCGTCCCGGGGACCCGTGCCGTCGATCCCGACGCCCCGGAAGAACTGGGCGCGGCGACCGACCTGCTCGACCGCGTCGCCGTCTGGACCGACGAGGACCTCGGGGGCGACCCCCCCGAGGGGCTCTCGGTGACCCTCGAGGTGGTCGGCGCCGACCGCTACCTGTTCAGTCCGGGCGACTACGCCGACGTCCTCCTCGAGTACGCGGCCGAACACGACATCGGCCGGGCGATCCTGGACCCGGAGTACAACCCCGGTGGCGCCGCGCCGATGTTGCGCCCGCTCGAACTCGAACTCGCCAGAAACGGTCTCGAGATAGAGGAGGCCCCGGTCGAGCGCGAGGCCCGACAGACGGTGCTGGCCCGCGCGGCGACGCTCCCGAAGTACGTGAGCGTCTTCGCCGCCTCGTACCTGTTTTACCTGCTGTTGAGCCCGTGGAAACCCCTGGACTTCTTCACGGGCGCGATAACCGCCACGCTGGTCTCGGCGCTGCTGGCGCCAATCGCCTTCAGCAAGCAACCGTCCATCACGCGCCTGCCCGTCCAGCTGGCCCGGATGGTCGTCTACGTCCCCTACCTGCTGTGGGAGATCGCCCTGGCGAACCTCCACATCGCGAAGGTGGTCCTGCACCCGTCGCTGCCTATCGACCCCACCGTCGTCCGCTACCGGGCGGCCGTCTGGGGCGACGTCCCGGTCACGACGCTCGCGAACAGCATCACGCTCACGCCGGGGACGCTGACGATAGACGTCACTGACCGCGCCTTCGACGTCCACGCCCTGACCGACAGCTCCCGGGCGGACCTCCTGGACGGCAGCCTCGAGCGGGCGGTCCGGTTCGTCTTCTACGGGCGCGAGGCCGCCGCCATCGCCTCGCCCGAGGAGCGCGGCGACGGCGAGGAGGTGACGTACGATGGTTGA
- a CDS encoding cation:proton antiporter: MVEFETALLVIAGAFVVFAIVSLYRVFAGPTPFDRIIAVNVVGTNTVIAISLVAGAFDQSVFLDVALVYALLNFLLSIAFSKFTVERGGVL, translated from the coding sequence ATGGTTGAGTTCGAGACGGCGCTGCTGGTCATCGCGGGGGCGTTCGTCGTCTTCGCCATCGTCTCGCTGTACCGGGTCTTCGCCGGCCCGACGCCGTTCGACCGCATCATCGCCGTCAACGTCGTCGGGACGAACACCGTCATCGCCATCTCGCTGGTCGCCGGCGCGTTCGACCAGTCGGTGTTCCTCGACGTGGCGCTGGTCTATGCCCTGCTGAACTTCCTGCTCTCTATCGCGTTCTCGAAGTTCACCGTCGAGCGGGGTGGTGTGCTGTGA
- the mnhG gene encoding monovalent cation/H(+) antiporter subunit G, whose product MTPTEWAIVALAALGAFFGGVAAIGIVRLPDVYTRAHAASKSDTLGAVLALAAVALAIQTNLSTVKAVFLLLFMFLTNPTAAHAIARAAADQGIQPWTVEDGEGDR is encoded by the coding sequence GTGACGCCGACCGAGTGGGCCATCGTCGCGCTTGCGGCGCTGGGCGCCTTCTTCGGCGGTGTCGCGGCCATCGGCATCGTCCGTCTACCGGACGTGTACACACGCGCCCACGCGGCCTCCAAGAGCGACACGCTGGGGGCGGTCCTCGCGCTCGCGGCCGTCGCGCTGGCCATCCAGACGAACCTCTCGACCGTCAAGGCCGTGTTCCTGCTCCTGTTTATGTTCCTGACGAACCCGACGGCCGCCCACGCCATCGCGCGTGCCGCGGCCGACCAGGGCATCCAGCCGTGGACCGTCGAGGACGGGGAGGGTGACCGATGA
- a CDS encoding DUF4040 domain-containing protein, which produces MTLTLVEAALIVFVVACALGAALLRDLLSSVIAFAAYSLGVSIIWVILQAPDVGLTEAAVGAGIMTILFLLAMANTVRPDESRRFESVRLRTVVGVGAFVVVLGATIPSLPAIGDPTAPVVAGEVTQYYIANAYEETGVHNAVTAVLAAYRGFDTLGEAVVVFVAGVAALSVLRQEVFA; this is translated from the coding sequence ATGACGCTGACGCTCGTCGAGGCGGCGCTCATCGTCTTCGTCGTCGCCTGTGCGCTGGGTGCGGCGCTGTTGCGGGACCTCCTCTCGTCGGTCATCGCCTTCGCGGCCTACAGCCTCGGGGTCTCTATCATCTGGGTCATCCTCCAGGCGCCCGACGTGGGGTTGACCGAGGCGGCCGTCGGCGCCGGCATCATGACCATCCTGTTCCTGCTGGCGATGGCAAACACCGTTCGCCCGGACGAATCCCGGCGCTTCGAGTCGGTCCGGCTGCGGACGGTCGTCGGCGTCGGCGCGTTCGTCGTCGTCCTCGGTGCGACGATACCCTCGCTGCCGGCCATCGGCGACCCGACGGCCCCGGTGGTCGCCGGCGAGGTGACCCAGTACTACATCGCCAACGCCTACGAGGAGACGGGCGTACACAACGCCGTGACGGCGGTGCTCGCGGCCTACCGTGGGTTCGACACGCTCGGCGAGGCCGTGGTGGTCTTCGTCGCCGGCGTGGCCGCGCTGTCGGTCCTCCGGCAGGAGGTGTTCGCATGA
- a CDS encoding Na(+)/H(+) antiporter subunit B: MSADDQPGLYVESTIIMTTVRVVSPFVLTFALFVMFHGADSPGGGFQGGVIAGATVMMLAFAYGIETTREWVDVRVIAALASGGVLTFAAIGLGAIALGGNFLQYDEYLFIYKEASKYGIELVELGIGAIVASVAIGLFFLLAAGYGHVVDGEGGEA; encoded by the coding sequence ATGAGCGCCGACGACCAGCCCGGACTCTACGTCGAGAGCACCATCATCATGACGACGGTGCGGGTCGTCTCGCCGTTCGTCCTCACCTTCGCCCTGTTCGTGATGTTCCACGGGGCCGATTCGCCCGGCGGCGGGTTCCAGGGCGGGGTCATCGCCGGCGCGACGGTGATGATGCTCGCGTTCGCCTACGGCATCGAAACCACTCGCGAGTGGGTCGACGTGCGTGTCATCGCGGCGCTGGCCTCCGGCGGCGTCCTCACGTTCGCCGCCATCGGCCTGGGTGCCATCGCGCTGGGCGGAAACTTCCTCCAGTACGACGAGTACCTGTTCATCTACAAGGAGGCCAGCAAGTACGGTATCGAACTTGTCGAACTGGGCATCGGCGCCATCGTCGCGAGCGTCGCCATCGGCCTGTTTTTCCTCCTGGCGGCTGGCTACGGCCACGTCGTCGACGGCGAGGGAGGTGAGGCATGA
- a CDS encoding cation:proton antiporter subunit C produces the protein MILDLLQTHYNYYAVVVLLGIGLYMLVDSDNLVKKVIGMNIFQTGIFLFFITLAFRAGGNPPVITEGGGPYVSPLPHVLILTAIVVGVSLTAVALALIIRIYSEYGTLDEETLKQLYYD, from the coding sequence ATGATACTCGACCTGCTCCAGACCCACTACAACTACTACGCGGTGGTCGTCCTGCTGGGTATCGGCCTGTACATGCTCGTCGATTCGGACAACCTCGTCAAGAAGGTCATCGGGATGAACATCTTCCAGACGGGCATCTTCCTGTTTTTCATCACGCTGGCCTTCCGGGCCGGGGGCAATCCGCCGGTCATCACGGAGGGCGGGGGTCCCTATGTCAGCCCGCTGCCCCACGTCCTCATCCTGACCGCCATCGTCGTGGGGGTGAGCCTGACGGCGGTGGCGCTGGCGCTCATCATCCGCATCTACTCGGAGTACGGGACGCTGGACGAAGAGACCCTCAAACAGCTCTACTATGATTGA
- a CDS encoding monovalent cation/H+ antiporter subunit D family protein: MIEQLPVLLVVVPIVGGAVPLVASLVSDRAGWPIATLTLAVHTALAGWLAWSVGTGGTIDYAVGDFAIPYGIELVVDGLSAAVVLLISVVALGLLAYARRAGPRSNAFYSQYLLLVTGLSGMAVTGDVFNLYVFLEITGLAAYGLVASGREASAAVAALKYLIIGTVGASLYLLGVGYLLAVTGTLNMADLAGKLAAIGYGSPLVLTAFALMVGGLTVKVALFPLHTWQPDAYANAPDTVSAFISALVSTVAAYALVRVLFSVFTVDFLTAVPVARWTLVGLACVSIVAGSALAVSQTNVQRMLAYSSVSQFGLVVAGFAIATPTAVVGATIHLLGHAVMKGGLFAATGVIERETGASTVGGYAGLGSRVPVGAASFAGLALAMVGVPPAIGFVGKWYIVVGAVRAEIWPVVVVLLASTLLTLAYFAKLVERLYFAEPTIYEGDDDAGAAPVADGGESPVSAGMLAVVVGAAVLAVALVAAVPTLEQTLLETLPPLLDQ, translated from the coding sequence ATGATTGAACAACTCCCCGTCTTACTGGTCGTCGTCCCCATCGTCGGCGGTGCGGTACCGCTGGTGGCGAGTCTCGTCTCCGACCGTGCTGGCTGGCCCATCGCGACCCTCACGCTCGCGGTCCACACCGCACTCGCGGGGTGGCTCGCGTGGTCGGTCGGGACCGGCGGGACGATCGACTACGCGGTCGGCGACTTCGCCATCCCCTACGGCATCGAACTCGTGGTCGACGGCCTCTCGGCGGCCGTCGTCCTGCTCATCAGCGTGGTCGCTCTCGGGCTACTCGCCTACGCGCGCAGGGCGGGTCCGCGCTCGAACGCCTTCTACAGCCAGTATCTCCTGCTCGTGACCGGTCTCTCCGGGATGGCGGTCACCGGCGACGTGTTCAACCTCTATGTCTTCCTCGAGATCACCGGGCTTGCGGCCTACGGCCTGGTCGCCAGCGGCCGGGAAGCCAGCGCTGCCGTCGCCGCGCTGAAGTACCTCATCATCGGGACGGTCGGCGCGTCGCTGTACCTGCTGGGCGTCGGCTACCTGCTGGCGGTGACGGGGACGCTGAACATGGCCGACCTCGCGGGCAAACTCGCGGCCATCGGCTACGGATCGCCGCTCGTCCTGACTGCCTTCGCGCTCATGGTCGGCGGCCTGACGGTCAAGGTCGCGCTCTTCCCGCTGCACACCTGGCAACCCGACGCCTACGCCAACGCACCGGATACGGTGAGCGCGTTCATCTCGGCGCTGGTCTCTACCGTCGCGGCGTACGCGCTCGTTCGCGTGCTCTTTTCGGTGTTCACCGTCGACTTCCTCACGGCGGTGCCGGTGGCGCGCTGGACGCTCGTCGGCCTGGCCTGCGTGAGCATCGTCGCCGGCAGCGCCCTGGCCGTCTCCCAGACCAACGTCCAGCGGATGCTGGCGTACTCCTCGGTCTCCCAGTTCGGCCTCGTCGTCGCCGGGTTCGCCATCGCGACGCCCACCGCGGTCGTCGGTGCGACGATCCACCTGCTGGGCCACGCCGTGATGAAGGGGGGCCTCTTTGCCGCCACCGGCGTCATCGAGCGCGAGACGGGCGCGTCGACGGTCGGCGGGTACGCCGGACTGGGAAGTCGGGTGCCCGTCGGCGCGGCGAGTTTCGCCGGCCTCGCGCTGGCGATGGTCGGCGTCCCCCCGGCCATCGGCTTCGTCGGCAAGTGGTACATCGTCGTCGGCGCCGTCCGGGCGGAGATATGGCCCGTCGTCGTCGTCCTGCTGGCGAGCACGCTGCTGACGCTCGCGTACTTCGCGAAACTGGTCGAGCGGCTCTACTTCGCCGAACCGACGATCTACGAGGGCGACGACGACGCCGGGGCCGCACCGGTCGCAGACGGCGGTGAGAGCCCTGTCTCGGCCGGGATGCTCGCCGTCGTCGTCGGCGCGGCCGTCCTCGCCGTCGCGCTCGTCGCCGCCGTCCCGACACTCGAACAGACGCTGCTCGAAACGCTCCCACCGCTCCTGGACCAATGA
- a CDS encoding proton-conducting transporter membrane subunit, producing MTDVASLRPLLAVLVSAVAIPVILSFKERPNVREGVTIAVALAKFGVVASMVPGVLSGTRYVFSIGQFATGIELALRVDPLGLLFGLLASLLWIVTSFYSIGYMRGLNEHAQTRYFAAFAASLASAIGVAFSANLLTLFVFYELLTVSTYPLVTHDETPQARAAGRKYLAYTFGGGVAVLGGTVLVFFLTGTGVTGGTTAFTPGGIAALATADPTLARAAFALLVAGFGVKAALMPMHSWLPDAMVAPTPVSGLLHAVAVVKSGVFGIARVVLDVFGPDVMADLGVDLPLAAVAAFTLLTASVIALRKDNLKRRLAYSTISQLSYIVLGLALLEGPALVGGLLHIPAHAFMKLTLFFCAGAIHVETHTDDISDMAGIGRRMPLTMVAFGVAAAGMAGIPLVAGFVSKWYIIIGALEGGGLVFAAALLVSGVLNIAYFWPIVYQAFFESPDSYDEKPLLEEVLGGRTAVRADGGDEAATDAEGEEIPRPEHVDHLGKHHEDHDHHGGPPADGWDDRGWLGAESTWFMLAPILTAATLSLLLGIVPDTAVFLRIVEAVVTGLPGVVA from the coding sequence ATGACAGACGTCGCCTCACTCAGACCCCTGCTCGCCGTGCTCGTGTCGGCCGTAGCGATCCCAGTCATCCTCTCGTTCAAGGAGCGCCCGAACGTCCGCGAGGGCGTCACCATCGCCGTCGCGCTCGCGAAGTTCGGCGTCGTCGCGAGCATGGTCCCCGGCGTGCTCTCGGGCACCCGCTATGTCTTCTCGATCGGTCAGTTCGCGACCGGCATCGAACTCGCTCTCCGCGTGGACCCGCTTGGCCTCCTGTTTGGCCTGCTCGCGAGTCTGCTCTGGATCGTCACGAGCTTCTACTCCATCGGCTACATGCGTGGGCTGAACGAACACGCCCAGACGCGCTACTTCGCGGCCTTCGCCGCGAGTCTCGCCTCCGCTATCGGCGTCGCGTTCTCCGCGAACCTCCTGACACTGTTTGTCTTCTACGAACTCCTGACCGTCTCGACGTACCCACTCGTGACCCACGACGAGACGCCACAGGCCCGCGCGGCCGGCCGGAAGTACCTCGCGTACACCTTCGGCGGCGGCGTCGCCGTCCTCGGTGGCACCGTCCTCGTGTTCTTCCTCACCGGGACCGGGGTGACCGGGGGCACGACGGCGTTCACGCCCGGGGGAATCGCCGCCCTCGCGACCGCCGACCCGACGCTGGCCCGCGCGGCGTTCGCGCTCCTCGTCGCCGGCTTCGGCGTCAAGGCGGCGCTGATGCCGATGCACTCCTGGCTCCCCGACGCGATGGTCGCGCCGACGCCCGTCTCGGGCCTGCTGCACGCCGTCGCCGTCGTCAAGAGCGGCGTCTTCGGCATCGCACGCGTCGTGCTCGACGTCTTCGGCCCCGACGTGATGGCCGACCTCGGCGTCGACCTCCCGCTCGCCGCCGTCGCCGCGTTCACGCTGCTGACCGCGAGCGTCATCGCCCTCCGCAAGGACAACCTCAAGCGCCGCCTCGCCTACTCGACGATCAGCCAGCTGTCCTACATCGTGCTGGGGCTCGCCTTGCTCGAGGGGCCGGCGCTGGTCGGCGGCCTGCTCCACATCCCCGCCCACGCGTTCATGAAGCTCACCCTGTTCTTCTGTGCGGGGGCCATCCACGTCGAGACCCACACCGACGACATCAGCGACATGGCCGGCATCGGGAGACGGATGCCGCTGACGATGGTCGCCTTCGGCGTCGCGGCGGCCGGGATGGCCGGCATCCCCCTGGTCGCCGGGTTCGTCAGCAAGTGGTACATCATCATCGGCGCGCTGGAGGGCGGTGGCCTCGTCTTCGCCGCCGCCCTGCTGGTCTCGGGCGTGCTGAACATCGCGTACTTCTGGCCCATCGTCTACCAGGCGTTCTTCGAGTCGCCCGACTCCTACGACGAGAAACCGCTCCTCGAGGAGGTGCTGGGCGGGCGGACCGCGGTTCGCGCCGACGGCGGCGACGAAGCCGCGACCGACGCAGAGGGCGAGGAGATTCCCCGGCCCGAACACGTCGACCACCTCGGCAAGCACCACGAGGACCACGATCACCACGGCGGTCCGCCCGCCGACGGCTGGGACGACCGCGGCTGGCTCGGCGCCGAGAGCACCTGGTTCATGCTCGCCCCCATCCTGACGGCCGCCACGCTCTCGCTCCTGCTGGGCATCGTCCCCGACACGGCCGTCTTCCTGCGCATCGTCGAGGCCGTCGTCACCGGCCTCCCGGGGGTGGTGGCCTGA
- a CDS encoding Na(+)/H(+) antiporter subunit D, which produces MSTLTLLPPVVVVLATAILVGVLPRKPAHALGAAVPALAVPWSLSVPAGTHLQTTFLGFQVAFLNVDEFSRLMGLIFGIIGTVAVLYSYASEAESVQTAFALSYVGTSFGAVFAGDWLTLLFFWELMAVTSTLLVWHYRGVAVRAGFRYALLHGIGGTLLMAAILQHYVVQGTFMFTGDGITAGLPAALAAVGIGVNVGFIGLHAWLPDTYPRPHIAASVFLCVFTTKTGVYGMYRAFPEGNVAIAYMGGGMAVFGAMFALFQNDMRRLLSYHIQSQVGYMVAGVGIGTTLAQAGAFAHVYNHILYKALLFMTAGVVIYRTGNENLKKLGGLAREMPITAVAFTVAALSIAGFPGFNGFVSKGIVIAGAHYDFVTGPITLGTERTTLEWLLLLGGVGTFMSFIKFGYYAFFHGEYDGTVKDANRGQTVAMVAVAVLCVGYGLLPGTLFGILPFDVTSESVVSHVYVTYTTGHVVEGLALAIAGLVGFYVTKKPLSKLGRVPDVDSLYNPAVFYGMRALVYATTDLYAAVDRAVVRGTAVTTHVVSEPNEVVRRLRASAQDDESFAYPLRAGIGFSILVLAVFVALAMLALS; this is translated from the coding sequence ATGTCGACGCTGACGCTCCTCCCGCCGGTGGTCGTCGTGCTGGCGACGGCGATCCTCGTCGGGGTGCTCCCCCGGAAACCTGCCCACGCGCTCGGTGCCGCCGTCCCCGCGCTGGCCGTCCCGTGGTCGCTTTCAGTTCCCGCCGGGACCCATCTCCAGACGACGTTCCTGGGCTTCCAGGTCGCCTTCCTCAACGTCGACGAGTTCTCGCGGCTGATGGGCCTCATCTTCGGCATCATCGGCACCGTGGCGGTACTGTACTCCTACGCGAGCGAGGCCGAGTCGGTCCAGACGGCGTTCGCGCTCTCGTACGTGGGGACGAGCTTCGGGGCCGTCTTCGCCGGCGACTGGCTCACGCTCCTCTTCTTCTGGGAGCTGATGGCCGTCACGAGCACGCTGCTGGTCTGGCACTACCGCGGCGTCGCCGTCCGCGCGGGCTTTCGCTACGCCCTGCTGCACGGCATCGGCGGGACGCTCCTGATGGCCGCCATCCTCCAGCACTACGTCGTCCAGGGGACCTTCATGTTCACCGGCGACGGGATCACGGCGGGGCTCCCCGCGGCGCTGGCGGCCGTCGGCATCGGCGTCAACGTCGGGTTCATCGGCCTGCACGCCTGGCTGCCCGACACCTACCCGCGCCCGCACATCGCCGCCAGCGTGTTCCTCTGTGTCTTCACCACGAAGACCGGCGTCTACGGGATGTACCGGGCGTTCCCCGAGGGCAACGTCGCCATCGCGTACATGGGCGGCGGGATGGCCGTCTTCGGCGCGATGTTCGCGCTGTTCCAGAACGACATGCGCCGCCTGCTCTCCTATCACATCCAGTCCCAGGTCGGCTACATGGTCGCCGGCGTCGGCATCGGGACGACGCTGGCCCAGGCCGGCGCGTTCGCCCACGTCTACAACCACATCCTCTACAAGGCGCTGCTCTTCATGACCGCCGGCGTCGTCATCTACCGCACCGGGAACGAGAACCTGAAGAAACTCGGCGGCCTCGCCCGCGAGATGCCCATCACCGCCGTCGCGTTCACCGTGGCGGCGCTCTCTATCGCCGGCTTCCCCGGCTTCAACGGCTTCGTCAGCAAGGGCATCGTCATCGCCGGCGCGCACTACGACTTCGTGACGGGCCCCATCACGCTCGGCACCGAGCGCACGACGCTCGAGTGGCTCCTCCTGCTCGGGGGCGTCGGCACGTTCATGTCGTTCATCAAGTTCGGCTACTACGCCTTCTTCCACGGCGAGTACGACGGCACCGTGAAGGACGCCAACCGCGGCCAGACCGTCGCGATGGTGGCCGTCGCGGTTCTGTGTGTCGGCTACGGCCTCCTCCCGGGGACGCTGTTCGGCATCCTCCCCTTCGACGTGACCAGCGAGAGCGTCGTCTCGCACGTCTACGTCACCTACACCACGGGCCACGTCGTCGAGGGACTCGCGCTCGCGATCGCGGGCCTCGTCGGCTTCTATGTAACCAAGAAGCCACTCTCGAAACTCGGCCGGGTGCCCGACGTCGACTCGCTGTACAACCCGGCCGTGTTCTACGGCATGCGCGCGCTCGTCTACGCCACGACGGACCTCTATGCCGCCGTCGACCGGGCGGTGGTCCGGGGGACGGCGGTGACGACGCACGTCGTCTCCGAGCCAAACGAGGTGGTCCGCCGTCTGCGCGCGTCGGCACAGGACGACGAGTCCTTCGCCTACCCGCTTCGTGCCGGCATCGGGTTCAGCATCCTGGTGCTGGCGGTGTTCGTCGCGCTCGCGATGCTCGCCCTGTCGTGA
- a CDS encoding type IV pilin N-terminal domain-containing protein — MNPKQLLSDDDAVSPVIGVILMVAITVILAAVIATFVLGLGDQISNTAPQASFSFEYNEGADDNYDNDDDGDGTLNITHDGGDTIEAQDLSVSGSQDDGSWGDDISEIDSSTAQFAATSKISAGSTLTVNVNSDDTVRVTYQDPSGGSTATLGKWEGPDA; from the coding sequence ATGAATCCGAAACAACTCCTCTCAGACGACGACGCTGTCTCGCCGGTCATCGGCGTCATCCTGATGGTCGCGATCACAGTTATCCTCGCCGCCGTCATCGCAACGTTCGTCCTCGGTCTCGGTGACCAGATCAGTAATACCGCGCCGCAAGCGAGTTTCTCGTTCGAGTATAACGAAGGTGCCGATGATAACTATGATAATGACGACGACGGCGATGGGACGCTGAATATAACCCATGATGGCGGAGACACGATTGAAGCCCAGGACCTTTCGGTTTCAGGTTCTCAAGACGACGGTTCTTGGGGAGATGATATTTCAGAGATCGACTCCAGCACTGCTCAGTTCGCTGCCACCTCTAAAATTAGCGCCGGAAGCACGCTTACAGTGAACGTTAATTCCGACGATACAGTCCGAGTCACCTACCAGGATCCCAGCGGCGGGAGCACGGCCACTCTCGGCAAGTGGGAAGGTCCCGACGCGTAA
- a CDS encoding DUF7344 domain-containing protein, with protein sequence MSQETKVSGTRTSSDRLSKGEIFDVLQNERRRYVLQYLRTNGGPVELGNLASDVAAKEYDCVPAEVSSAQRKRVYTTLQQTHLPRMHDAGIVEYDSENGVIDTTSHTNELTVYLEIVPGGEFPWREYYLSLGAISLAVVAILWVGIYPFTLVPPLVWATVMALVLTGSAAYHTYVAREVTLSEYAEDQESDE encoded by the coding sequence ATGAGTCAGGAGACGAAGGTGTCCGGGACCCGCACGTCGAGTGACCGGCTGTCGAAGGGCGAGATTTTCGACGTCCTCCAGAACGAACGCCGCCGCTACGTGCTCCAGTATCTACGCACAAACGGCGGCCCGGTCGAACTCGGCAATCTGGCGTCGGACGTCGCCGCGAAGGAATACGACTGCGTGCCTGCCGAAGTCTCGAGCGCACAGCGCAAGCGCGTGTACACGACACTCCAGCAGACGCATCTCCCGCGCATGCACGACGCGGGCATCGTCGAGTACGATTCCGAGAACGGCGTCATCGACACAACGTCACATACGAACGAGCTGACGGTGTATCTCGAGATCGTCCCGGGGGGCGAGTTCCCGTGGCGGGAGTACTACCTCTCGCTGGGCGCCATCAGCCTCGCCGTCGTCGCGATTCTCTGGGTCGGCATCTACCCGTTCACGCTCGTCCCACCGCTCGTATGGGCGACGGTGATGGCCCTCGTCCTCACGGGCTCGGCAGCGTACCACACGTACGTCGCACGCGAGGTCACGCTCAGCGAGTACGCCGAGGACCAGGAGAGCGACGAATAG
- a CDS encoding type IV pilin N-terminal domain-containing protein, which translates to MDIKRLIHDDDAVSPVIGVILMVAITVILAAVIASFVLGLGDQAQQTTPQASFSFDYTSGGPLDVTHDGGDSIEAQELYIRGSNLNSQTGSWDSIGSYSPTSEITAGNSLSLSGVPNNYDVRVVYETVEGDNSATLAQDQGPNA; encoded by the coding sequence ATGGATATCAAACGACTCATCCACGACGACGACGCTGTCTCGCCGGTCATCGGGGTCATCCTGATGGTCGCGATTACCGTCATCCTGGCGGCCGTCATCGCGTCGTTCGTCCTCGGACTCGGCGACCAGGCACAGCAGACGACTCCACAGGCAAGTTTCTCGTTCGATTATACATCCGGTGGCCCGCTTGATGTCACTCATGATGGTGGTGACTCTATCGAAGCACAAGAGCTGTATATTCGCGGTAGTAATCTAAATAGTCAGACTGGAAGTTGGGACTCAATCGGCTCTTACAGTCCAACTAGTGAAATCACAGCTGGTAATTCTCTGAGCCTTAGCGGGGTTCCAAATAACTACGATGTGAGGGTTGTCTACGAAACTGTGGAGGGCGACAACTCTGCGACTCTCGCTCAGGACCAAGGGCCTAACGCATAA
- the hpt gene encoding hypoxanthine/guanine phosphoribosyltransferase: MDQLKESLLEAPIIEKDGYHYFVHPISDGVPMLHPELLREIVIKIIRKAELDDIDKIVTPAAMGIHISTAVSLMTDIPLVVVRKRKYGLDGEVSLSQVTGYSENEMYVNDVYEGDRVLVLDDVLSTGGTLAALTGALEDIGAEICDVVSVIKKDNGTNELDEAGYDAKTLINVQVVDGEVVITDEHGDG, encoded by the coding sequence ATGGACCAGCTCAAGGAGTCGCTGCTCGAGGCGCCGATAATCGAGAAAGACGGATACCACTACTTCGTCCACCCCATCAGCGACGGCGTCCCGATGCTGCACCCGGAACTCCTCCGCGAGATCGTTATCAAGATCATCCGGAAGGCCGAACTCGACGACATCGACAAGATCGTCACGCCGGCCGCGATGGGCATCCACATCTCGACGGCCGTCTCGCTGATGACGGACATCCCGCTCGTCGTTGTCCGCAAGCGCAAGTACGGCCTCGACGGCGAGGTGTCGCTCTCGCAGGTCACAGGCTACTCCGAGAACGAGATGTACGTCAACGACGTCTACGAGGGCGACCGCGTCCTCGTCCTCGACGACGTCCTCTCGACCGGCGGCACGCTGGCCGCGCTCACCGGTGCCCTTGAGGACATCGGGGCCGAGATCTGTGACGTCGTCAGCGTCATCAAGAAGGACAACGGCACGAACGAACTCGACGAGGCCGGCTACGACGCCAAGACGCTCATCAACGTCCAGGTCGTCGACGGCGAGGTCGTCATCACCGACGAACACGGCGACGGTTGA